In the genome of Raphanus sativus cultivar WK10039 chromosome 4, ASM80110v3, whole genome shotgun sequence, one region contains:
- the LOC108854272 gene encoding uncharacterized protein LOC108854272 produces the protein MVLEDFFTLTELKDGLTVTSRVEELVSVMRSNKDSVLKDAGDASRQWAAVASTIAVTKSRECLDVFVNLDGVRYLSSWLAEAQTLGNDKSVEESILALLEAVGNLGVDGSRLVSSGIWVAVKKLVDHGSSRVQDQARKLFDSWKDKVVNDHSERDIESCSKANEDEMRVVAVSMESSGLKSAVTLCSTQSSNEKQCPEIADVALPSGSSGEKNSDQDKGLELQNDKVGFTSNVNSHCSNKMTETLNESSTDVVMKDVQENLSPKGKGSMRETTVPTVSSSLLSSERGSVEGASNAPLGAEISKEKHMGTYGDFPEKMGGAVAVSSSSAGHVAVSSDSVIASMELEKNSLLQSSLDSNEVSRNASETICGSHDVSLAHNSKHVPSLAHVIDNQDSDNSSRLSGHGRTSKVESDSMTAHAENEDKKEDKGHLDIKKKVKRKKNRRSSRSMTISQRLGAIDKTTADIDLGILDALEVATKVAQEVAREVDSGEASHSSSEELSDESGQSVSQDSHDDELQTGFPSKGLSMGESHSVEEPHVGDDDVMDEKDNKLENEMMDSDDVEEKHLSAAAKSKVGREKSPCGFDLNDDICPDETDDVMSISHSGTPAAAPLQLERSLSAKGSGASSVSHSELPRKVPSGDSREKQVICIDLNVADVGDDEVEDQTPWKQFPFTSSNSRGGESSSHEANLRGSSRFNLDLNCTNEDDDMPPPSQLKMETRLFLSHKGQASASPVSSLSVAQQSSKEVNFDLNDRPQFFMESRDQGPYYGQQPWSTAPYGGQKLDGPALSLLGTKVDVDRKETVSQMASFLSNGKSLETAAGLFMGRTGNSLGIAPGVSFSPAPIYGYNGFTGPPGMSMSPSPMYVPGTAIPYMVDARGTPVMMPQMMGSAPYGQPPFPPQQHMFMNVAGGSPSLNGSLQPRFDQSSGFGGVEMGNRESLSLRQFLSPGDMGEHSRASVEPSSSLSIGIGGKRKEPDTPRWEFPPPWR, from the coding sequence ATGGTGCTCGAGGATTTCTTTACCCTGACGGAACTAAAAGATGGACTCACTGTCACTTCTCGTGTCGAAGAGCTCGTGTCTGTCATGCGGAGTAATAAAGACTCTGTTTTGAAGGATGCTGGCGATGCTTCTAGACAATGGGCAGCGGTTGCAAGCACGATCGCGGTCACGAAGAGCAGAGAGTGTCTTGATGTTTTTGTAAATTTAGATGGGGTTCGGTACTTGAGTAGCTGGCTGGCAGAAGCGCAGACGTTGGGTAATGATAAATCTGTAGAGGAGTCGATTCTTGCTTTGTTAGAAGCTGTTGGAAACCTAGGTGTAGATGGCTCGAGGTTAGTTTCTTCTGGGATATGGGTTGCTGTCAAGAAACTTGTTGACCATGGTAGTTCTCGTGTTCAGGATCAGGCGAGAAAGCTCTTTGATAGTTGGAAGGATAAAGTAGTTAACGACCATTCTGAACGTGACATTGAAAGCTGTAGCAAAGCTAATGAAGATGAGATGAGAGTTGTAGCAGTAAGCATGGAGAGCAGTGGGCTAAAATCAGCTGTTACTCTTTGTTCAACGCAAAGTAGTAATGAAAAACAGTGTCCTGAAATAGCAGATGTAGCCTTGCCGTCAGGAAGCTCAGGAGAAAAAAACTCAGATCAGGATAAGGGTTTGGAACTGCAGAATGACAAGGTTGGGTTTACCTCGAACGTGAACTCTCACTGCTCTAATAAGATGACTGAGACTTTGAATGAATCTTCCACCGATGTTGTTATGAAAGATGTTCAAGAAAACCTTTCACCGAAGGGAAAAGGCTCCATGAGAGAGACTACTGTGCCTACTGTCTCTAGTAGCCTTCTTAGCTCGGAACGTGGTAGTGTTGAAGGCGCATCAAATGCTCCGCTAGGTGCTGAGATATCCAAGGAGAAGCATATGGGAACCTATGGAGATTTTCCTGAAAAAATGGGTGGAGCTGTAGCAGTGTCATCTAGTTCAGCAGGACATGTAGCTGTGTCTTCTGATTCTGTTATTGCCAGTATGGAGTTGGAGAAAAATAGTCTTTTGCAGAGTAGTCTTGATTCAAATGAGGTGAGCAGGAATGCATCTGAGACAATATGTGGGTCTCACGATGTGAGTCTTGCCCATAATAGCAAACATGTTCCTTCCTTGGCTCATGTAATAGACAATCAGGATTCTGACAATTCATCAAGACTGTCAGGTCATGGAAGAACTAGTAAAGTTGAGAGTGACAGTATGACTGCTCATGCTGAGAATGAAGACAAAAAAGAAGATAAGGGACATTTAGACATAAAGAAGAAAGTAAAACGGAAAAAAAACCGCAGGTCTTCTAGATCAATGACCATATCCCAGCGCCTAGGAGCAATTGACAAAACAACCGCTGATATAGACCTGGGCATTTTAGATGCCTTGGAGGTAGCTACCAAAGTCGCACAGGAAGTGGCAAGAGAAGTGGACTCTGGGGAAGCTTCTCACAGTTCTTCAGAAGAACTTTCTGATGAAAGCGGGCAGTCTGTTTCGCAAGACTCCCACGATGATGAGCTACAGACGGGTTTTCCATCTAAGGGACTGTCAATGGGTGAAAGCCATTCCGTTGAGGAACCGCATGTTGGAGATGACGATGTAATGGATGAGAAGGATAACAAACTTGAGAATGAGATGATGGACAGTGATGATGTTGAAGAGAAGCACCTGTCAGCAGCTGCTAAATCCAAAGTAGGCAGAGAGAAAAGCCCATGTGGCTTTGATCTCAATGATGATATTTGTCCGGATGAAACAGATGACGTTATGTCTATTTCACATTCTGGTACGCCTGCAGCCGCACCGTTGCAGTTAGAAAGATCTCTTAGCGCGAAAGGATCGGGTGCTAGTAGTGTATCTCACTCAGAACTACCTCGTAAAGTTCCTAGCGGGGATTCAAGGGAAAAGCAGGTGATATGTATCGATCTAAATGTAGCTGATGTAGGAGATGATGAAGTTGAAGATCAAACTCCCTGGAAACAGTTTCCTTTCACCTCATCAAACTCTCGGGGTGGAGAGTCCTCCTCACATGAAGCTAATCTCCGAGGATCAAGCAGGTTCAACCTGGATTTGAATTGTACGAACGAGGACGATGACATGCCTCCGCCTTCTCAGTTGAAGATGGAAACGAGATTATTTCTAAGTCACAAGGGTCAGGCAAGCGCGTCACCTGTCTCTTCATTGTCAGTTGCTCAGCAATCAAGCAAGGAAGTAAACTTCGACTTGAATGACAGGCCACAGTTTTTCATGGAGTCACGTGATCAGGGTCCCTACTATGGGCAGCAACCATGGAGCACAGCCCCCTATGGAGGTCAAAAATTGGATGGACCAGCTCTCTCTTTATTGGGTACAAAAGTGGACGTTGACCGAAAAGAGACTGTATCCCAGATGGCTTCGTTCTTGTCCAATGGTAAGTCACTCGAGACAGCAGCAGGATTGTTCATGGGAAGAACGGGAAACTCGTTGGGTATAGCCCCTGGTGTATCCTTTTCTCCAGCTCCTATATATGGATACAACGGATTTACTGGTCCTCCTGGTATGTCAATGTCACCATCGCCCATGTATGTTCCTGGAACAGCTATTCCGTACATGGTGGACGCAAGGGGTACGCCAGTGATGATGCCTCAGATGATGGGATCGGCCCCATATGGGCAGCCACCATTCCCACCTCAGCAACACATGTTCATGAACGTGGCGGGTGGATCTCCTAGTCTGAATGGGTCATTGCAGCCACGCTTTGATCAGAGTTCTGGGTTTGGTGGGGTTGAGATGGGCAACAGAGAGTCGTTGAGTTTGAGGCAGTTTCTATCACCGGGGGATATGGGAGAGCATTCGAGAGCAAGCGTAGAGCCTTCATCGAGTTTGTCTATTGGCATTGGTGGGAAGCGGAAAGAGCCGGATACACCACGTTGGGAGTTCCCTCCTCCATGGAGGTGA
- the LOC108854284 gene encoding LOW QUALITY PROTEIN: endoplasmin homolog (The sequence of the model RefSeq protein was modified relative to this genomic sequence to represent the inferred CDS: deleted 1 base in 1 codon): MRKRTLVSVLFLFSLLFLLPDQARKLHANAEDSSDEVTDPPKVEEKLGGHGGLSTDSDVVHRESESISKKTLRSNAEKFEFQAEVSRLMDIIINSLYSNKDIFLRELISNASDALDKIRFLALTDKDVLGEGDTAKLEIQIKLDKAKKILSIRDRGIGMTKEDLIKNLGTIAKSGTSAFVEKMQSSGDLNLIGQFGVGFYSAYLVADYIEVISKHNDDIQHVWESKADGKFAVSEDTWNEPLGRGTEIRLHLRDEAGEYLEESKLKDLVKRYSEFINFPIQLWASKEVETEVPVEEDESTEDETETPSTEEEKEEDAEDEDGEKKKQKTKKVKETVYEWELLNDVKAIWLRSPKEVTEEEYTKFYHSLSKDFSEEKPMAWSHFNAEGDVEFKAVLYVPPKAPHDLYESYYNSNKANLKLYVRRVFISDEFDELLPKYLSFLKGLVDSDTLPLNVSREMLQQHSSLKTIKKKLIRKALDMIRKLAEEDPDEVHDDDKKDVEKSGEDDEKKGQYTKFWNEFGKSIKLGIIEDASNRNRLAKLLRFETTKSDGKLTSLDQYIKRMKKAQKDVFYITGSSKEQLEKSPFLERLIKKGYEVIFFTDPVDEYLMQYLMDYEDKKFQNVSKEGLKVGKDSKVKELKEAFKELTKWWKESLASENVDDVKISNRLADTPCVVVTSKFGWSANMERIMQSQTLSDANKQAYMRGKRVLEINPRHPIIKELKERVASDPEDESVKETAQLMYQTALIESGFILNDPKDFAGRIYNSVKSSMKISPDAVAEEEVEAEETETTEEAAAETKSDDLAGSGLNIEAEQVEEETPTKDEL, translated from the exons ATGAGGAAGAGGACGCTAGTGTCCGTGTTGTTCCTTTTCTCActtctcttccttcttccaGATCAAG CAAGAAAGCTACACGCGAATGCGGAAGATAGTTCCGACGAAGTCACAGATCCACCTAAGGTGGAGGAGAAACTTGGTGGTCACGGCGGTTTATCCACTGATTCAGATGTTGTTCACAG AGAGTCAGAATCGATCTCGAAGAAGACACTTCGAAGTAACGCGGAGAAGTTTGAGTTCCAAGCTGAGGTTTCGAGGCTTATGGACATTATCATCAACTCTCTCTACAGTAACAAGGACATTTTCCTTAGAGAGTTGATCTCCAATGCTTCTGAT GCTTTGGACAAGATTAGGTTCCTTGCACTCACTGACAAAGATGTTTTGGGTGAAGGTGACACTGCTAAGCTTGAGATCCAG ATTAAGCTAGACAAAGCAAAGAAGATACTTTCTATTAGGGACAGGGGAATTGGAATGACTAAGGAAGACCTGATCAAGAACCTTGGTACCATTGCAAAGTCTGGAACCTCAG CTTTTGTTGAGAAAATGCAATCAAGCGGGGATCTG AACCTTATTGGACAATTTGGAGTTGGATTCTACTCTGCGTATCTTGTTGCTGACTACATTGAAGTCATTAGCAAGCACAATGATGACATCCA acaTGTATGGGAATCAAAGGCTGACGGTAAATTTGCTGTTTCCGAGGATACGTGGAATGAGCCTCTTGGACGTGGAACTGAGATTAGATTACATCTAAGAGACGAAGCTGGAGAATACCTTGAGGAGAGTAAACTTAAG GACTTGGTGAAGAGATACTCCGAGTTCATTAACTTCCCTATCCAACTATGGGCTAGCAAAGAGGTTGAAACTGAGGTCCCAGTTGAGGAAGATGAATCAACTGAAGATGAAACTG AAACTCCCTCTACcgaagaagagaaggaagaagacgCTGAGGATGAAGACggtgagaagaagaagcagaaaacaaAGAAGGTGAAAGAAACAGTTTACGAATGGGAGCTTCTGAACGATGTTAAAGCCATATGGCTCAGAAGTCCAAAGGAGGTGACGGAGGAAGAGTACACTAAGTTCTATCACTCTCTCTCAAAG GATTTCTCTGAGGAAAAGCCAATGGCTTGGAGTCACTTCAATGCCGAAGGTGATGTTGAATTCAAGGCTGTCTTGTATGTTCCTCCGAAAGCTCCACATGATCTGTACGAGAGCTACTACAACAGCAACAAGGCGAACTTGAAGCTCTATGTCAGGAGGGTCTTCATCTCTGATGAGTTTGATGAGCTTCTGCCTAAGTATTTGAGTTTCTTGAAGGGTCTTGTTGACTCTGACACATTGCCTCTAAATGTATCGCGAGAAATGCTTCAACAGCACAGCAGCTTAAAGACAATAAAGAAGAAGCTTATCCGTAAGGCCCTTGATATGATCCGGAAGCTTGCTGAAGAGGATCCTGATGAGGTCCATGATGATGACAAGAAAG ATGTGGAGAAATCTGGTGAGGATGATGAGAAGAAAGGTCAATACACTAAATTCTGGAATGAGTTTGGCAAGTCTATTAAGCTTGGAATCATTGAAGATGCTTCTAACAGGAACCGCCTGGCAAAACTTCTTCGTTTTGAAAC AACAAAGTCAGATGGAAAATTGACATCCCTGGATCAGTACATCAAGAGAATGAAAAAGGCGCAAAAGGACGTATTCTACATCACAGGAAGCAGCAAGGAACAGCTGGAGAAATCTCCGTTCCTGGAGAGACTCATCAAAAAGGGCTATGAGGTCATCTTCTTCACAGACCCTGTTGATGAGTACTTGATGCAATACCTGATGGACTACGAGGACAAGAAGTTTCAGAACGTGTCGAAAGAAGGGTTGAAggttgggaaagactcgaaagTTAAGGAGCTGAAGGAAGCGTTCAAGGAGCTGACAAAGTGGTGGAAAGAGAGTCTCGCTAGCGAGAATGTTGACGATGTTAAAATCAGCAACCGGTTGGCTGACACTCCCTGTGTGGTTGTGACGTCCAAGTTTGGGTGGAGTGCTAACATGGAGAGGATCATGCAGTCGCAGACTCTCTCTGATGCAAACAAGCAAGCTTACATGCGTGGGAAGAGGGTGTTGGAGATCAACCCACGACACCCTATCATCAAAGAGCTCAAAGAAAGAGTTGCTAGCGACCCTGAG GACGAGAGTGTGAAAGAAACAGCTCAGCTCATGTACCAGACGGCTTTGATAGAGAGTGGATTCATACTCAACGATCCAAAAGACTTTGCAGGGCGTATCTACAACTCAGTCAAGAGCAGTATGAAGATCAGCCCTGATGCAGTAGCGGAAGAGGAAGTGGAAGCAGAGGAAACAGAGACCACTGAGGAGGCGGCTGCTGAGACGAAATCAGATGACTTGGCTGGTAGTGGTCTAAACATTGAAGCTGAACAGGTTGAGGAAGAGACACCTACCAAGGACGAACTGTAG
- the LOC108850027 gene encoding E3 ubiquitin-protein ligase APD2-like: MALSTSARLVVYISFLGTIMFLIFLILKSLNDCDTEEDDMESLPLVAGQEVVTISPLVYEPWGVTGNRDFATASFSSVEDVDYSTLCVICFEERKNCFFVPCGHSATCRGCAERIMSEENKVCPICRRVIRKSKRLPLNL; encoded by the exons ATGGCGTTATCCACCAGCGCTAGATTGGtggtttatatatcatttttgg GGACTATAATGTTccttatatttttgatattgaaATCTCTGAACGATTGTGACACGGAAGAGGATGACATGGAGAGTTTACCATTGGTAGCAGGACAAGAAGTAGTCACCATCTCGCCGTTGGTCTACGAGCCGTGGGGTGTAACGGGAAACAGAGATTTTGCAACGGCGTCATTTAGCTCTGTGGAGGATGTGGACTACTCAACATTGTGTGTCATATGTTTCGAGGAACGGAAGAACTGTTTCTTCGTACCGTGCGGTCACTCTGCCACTTGTCGCGGCTGTGCTGAGAGGATCATGTCGGAAGAAAATAAGGTGTGTCCGATTTGCCGGAGGGTAATACGCAAATCTAAGAGACTACCGCTGAATCTTTGA